The following coding sequences lie in one Zingiber officinale cultivar Zhangliang chromosome 2B, Zo_v1.1, whole genome shotgun sequence genomic window:
- the LOC122047971 gene encoding uncharacterized protein LOC122047971, translating to MPLSRLLVFLRRRITRRFGLLASPPETLAVGCSTMASTCVNSACPLTDSAFLDFAPSRSAFGWLSPRISFSREDADPSVSADNGELSPELAPDFEFRPEDPVAMLPADELFSDGKLVPLQISAARPHVEEIRSPQAERPRRVADVLGSEFCAQSPKAPRCSSRWRELLGFKKSNSPKPDIEKAGQAAPTRSSHLSTKSLLHLLHRHQKPSAADSSISTPLLHESEAEPVSISTRRSLSSSSSSSGADHDEFPRLSLDFEKRVHDRISLARATTPVRVSRTRGTSLANNHAARTGRSPVRRRGEAAPPSRGVSVDSPRMNASGKVVFQALERSSSSPGCFPAAGVSGHHFRRKPYRAMERSYSANVRIAPVLNVIPVGSLRVCSSKPGSVFGFGQFFSPHKKEKDVSAPRWNPHSSFSRSHTVAKA from the coding sequence ATGCCACTGTCGAGGCTTCTCGTCTTCCTCCGCCGCCGCATCACACGACGCTTCGGTTTATTAGCTTCGCCACCGGAAACCCTCGCCGTCGGATGCTCCACGATGGCCTCCACCTGCGTCAACTCCGCTTGTCCTCTGACAGACTCCGCTTTCCTCGATTTCGCCCCTTCTCGCTCCGCCTTCGGCTGGCTCAGCCCCCGGATTTCCTTCAGCCGCGAAGACGCTGACCCCTCCGTGTCAGCCGACAATGGGGAGTTAAGCCCGGAATTAGCGCCCGATTTCGAGTTCCGCCCGGAAGACCCCGTCGCGATGTTGCCTGCTGACGAGCTCTTCTCCGACGGGAAGCTTGTTCCGCTCCAGATCTCGGCGGCGCGGCCCCACGTGGAGGAGATCCGATCTCCTCAGGCGGAGCGGCCTCGTCGTGTGGCGGATGTTCTCGGATCCGAGTTTTGCGCGCAGTCGCCCAAGGCGCCGAGGTGTTCAAGCCGGTGGAGGGAGCTACTTGGTTTCAAGAAGTCGAATAGCCCTAAGCCGGACATTGAGAAGGCGGGGCAGGCCGCCCCTACTAGGAGCTCGCATCTTAGCACCAAATCGCTTCTCCATCTCCTTCACCGCCATCAGAAGCCCTCCGCTGCCGACTCCTCCATCTCCACACCGCTTCTCCACGAATCGGAGGCGGAGCCTGTTTCCATATCCACCCGCCGCTCACTCTCCTCTTCGTCCTCCTCCTCGGGCGCCGACCACGACGAGTTTCCGCGGCTCTCCCTCGACTTCGAAAAGCGAGTTCACGACCGGATCTCCCTCGCCCGGGCAACGACCCCAGTGCGGGTGTCCCGGACAAGGGGCACCAGCTTGGCGAACAATCACGCGGCAAGGACAGGCCGAAGTCCGGTAAGGCGTCGGGGGGAGGCGGCGCCTCCGTCGAGGGGAGTTTCTGTCGATAGCCCGCGGATGAACGCGTCTGGGAAGGTAGTCTTCCAGGCGCTAGAGCGGAGCTCGAGCAGCCCAGGCTGCTTTCCTGCCGCTGGCGTCAGTGGCCATCACTTCCGCAGAAAGCCCTATAGGGCGATGGAGCGGTCTTACTCAGCCAATGTCCGAATCGCGCCTGTGCTCAACGTAATCCCGGTTGGCTCGCTCCGAGTCTGTTCGTCGAAGCCTGGTTCCGTATTTGGATTCGGTCAGTTCTTCTCGCCCCACAAGAAAGAGAAGGACGTCTCCGCCCCGAGGTGGAATCCTCACAGCAGCTTCAGCAGAAGCCATACCGTCGCCAAAGCCTGA
- the LOC122047972 gene encoding WPP domain-associated protein-like, whose amino-acid sequence MMEEDIDERRLGSCTGCSSASGECNDNSRIIRLKVMVDDHIQWLKEDLQQLKSMDRMSRRPISSHNMSNDKTIEKLLEVDQRVDALRDVFAVGFEQINAMICLKKDVVGELELKHELDGEVSIIVFQDYIRGLRDEYETKLYGQTVFINNLHEDAQKKVSELNALRDELHVILEEANSPENFEDWSVTKKKEHFPVKVLGNHNFPLQIEENAEMTRGKSGDSGDHTLDIAHLPQVKKMTKEELLAYCKNEMTMMRRRHDLELLEKTEELFRFKREILKEKGSLPIRKDKELEHIKKKVEQFTLKLDGLLKEETLPQLCNPEDDLQGFKEREFYLLSENNRLERLLMKKTNELNCLSSQISHVANQMSFHSSLEANYSKQLMKLESQIDDEKIESYLNSNLYNTVLRGLIDEHRYILQDFEVEIEAQLDICTCVFSGVIFDTVSNMNPPMLKSHEEKKSLEALVLEKENVLKLKLEENDKLKKAISSISSSMSENEKLKTSFEALLLEKENALRLEIEESHKLKQAMMSLSSLFKEKEKLALEAQTVLIQHKEQLDAVYQELSMLREINSKQEAQLSGYKLESRSLKSRLNENLRQIHHYELETDKLKENLKIASNALKDVEEQKIMLLGVIEDNQRAFSSSFEKDKDQVKQLESITKFTMELFTNFTDLERLLIDGNKRNDYRLKLLNHQLNQLVQLADQQKKKCLRYKTMLEIRCTDLEKAETEVDLLGDEVEALVGLLGKIYLVLDHYSSVLQHYPGVMEILKMIQRELNGRGS is encoded by the exons ATGATGGAGGAAGATATTGATGAGAGGAGATTAGGGTCGTGTACGGGTTGTTCGAGTGCTAGTGGAGAATGCAATGACAATAGTAGGATAATCAGATTAAAAGTTATGGTGGATGATCACATTCAATGGCTGAAGGAGGACCTTCAACAGCTGAAGAGTATGGATAGGATGAGCAGAAGACCAATTAGTTCTCACAACATGTCGAATGATAAAACTATTGAAAAGCTGCTAGAAGTGGATCAAAGGGTGGATGCTTTGCGAGATGTATTTGCTGTAGGTTTTGAACAGATTAATGCCATGATTTGCTTAAAGAAAGATGTGGTAGGTGAACTTGAATTGAAACATGAGCTTGACGGAGAAGTTAGTATTATTGTGTTCCAAGATTACATCAGAGGTCTTCGGGATGAATATGAAACTAAGTTGTATGGTCAAACAGTCTTTATCAACAATTTACACGAGGATGCACAGAAAAAGGTTTCTGAGCTCAATGCATTGCGTGATGAACTGCATGTTATTTTGGAGGAAGCAAATAGTCCTGAAAATTTTGAAGACTGGAgtgttacaaaaaagaaagaacaTTTTCCTGTGAAAGTATTAGGAAATCACAATTTCCCGTTGCAGATTGAGGAAAATGCTGAAATGACTAGAGGAAAATCTGGGGATTCAGGAGATCACACTTTGGACATTGCTCATCTTCCTCAAGTGAAGAAAATGACAAAGGAGGAACTGCTTGCTTATTGCAAAAATGAAATGACAATGATGAGGAGAAGACATGACTTGGAATTGCTAGAGAAAACAGAGGAGTTGTTTAGGTTTAAGAGGGAAATACTCAAAGAAAAGGGTTCTTTGCCTATTCGGAAGGATAAGGAGCTTGAACATATAAAGAAAAAAGTAGAACAATTCACTTTGAAGTTGGATGGACTTCTCAAAGAGGAGACATTACCTCAACTTTGTAACCCTGAAGATGATTTACAGGGCTTTAAGGAGAGAGAGTTTTACCTTCTTTCTGAAAATAATCGCCTAGAAAGGTTGCTTATGAAGAAAACAAACGAGCTTAATTGTCTGTCATCACAGATCTCACATGTAGCAAACCAGATGTCATTCCATTCATCCCTAGAAGCAAACTACTCAAAACAACTAATGAAACTGGAAAGCCAGATTGATGATGAAAAGATAGAATCTTACTTGAATTCTAACTTGTACAATACTGTTTTAAGAGGGTTGATCGATGAGCACCGATATATATTGCAAGATTTTGAGGTCGAGATTGAAGCTCAGCTAGATATCTGTACTTGTGTTTTTAGTGGAGTGATTTTTGATACTGTCTCAAATATGAACCCTCCAATGCTAAAATCTCATGAAGAGAAGAAGTCTCTTGAGGCATTAgttttagaaaaagagaatgtatTGAAGttgaaacttgaagaaaacgaCAAACTGAAGAAGGCTATATCATCAATTTCATCATCAATGAgtgaaaatgaaaagttaaagACATCTTTTGAGGCATTGTTATTGGAAAAAGAGAATGCCTTGAGGTTGGAAATTGAAGAGAGCCACAAGTTGAAGCAAGCCATGATGTCACTTTCCTCATtgtttaaagaaaaagaaaaactagcTTTAGAGGCGCAAACCGTATTAATTCAACACAAGGAGCAGCTTGATGCTGTCTACCAGGAACTCAGCATGCTCAGGGAGATAAATAGCAAACAAGAAGCACAATTGTCAGGATATAAACTGGAATCCCGATCATTGAAAAGTAGATTGAATGAGAACTTGCGGCAAATTCATCATTATGAACTCGAGACGGATAAACTTAAGGAGAACCTTAAAATTGCATCAAATGCTTTAAAAGACGTAGAAGAGCAGAAAATTATGCTTCTAGGAGTCATTGAAGATAATCAGAGGGCATTTTCATCATCTTTTGAAAAGGACAAAGATCAAGTAAAGCAGTTGGAATCTATCACCAAGTTTACAATGGAACTTTTTACAAATTTTACAGATTTAGAAAGACTTTTGATAGACGGTAATAAAAGAAATGATTATAG GTTGAAGTTACTGAATCATCAATTGAACCAACTAGTGCAACTGGCTgatcaacagaaaaagaaatgcTTGAGGTACAAAACTATGCTTGAAATCAGATGCACTGACTTGGAGAAGGCAGAAACTGAG GTTGATCTTCTAGGTGACGAAGTCGAGGCACTTGTGGGACTTCTTGGAAAGATATACTTAGTACTTGATCATTATTCCTCAGTATTGCAGCATTATCCGGGA GTAATGGAGATTCTGAAAATGATTCAAAGAGAATTAAATGGGCGAGGCAGTTAG
- the LOC122047973 gene encoding patatin-like protein 3: MASMDADKLSYEIFSILESKFLFSGSPAIAGVSGGRVRILSIDGGDRPSDALLAAAALARLESSLRVRTGDPSASVADLFDVAAGSGAGGVLAAMLFTKGPDGRPLLSVAKALRLLAAESRRRGGRGFGTSGLLRRRPGGFFRRVFGDATLRDAVKPVLIPCYDLATAAPFLFSRADAVEADGFDFRVWEVCAATCAGSSAMELRSVDGRTRVSAVGGRVAMANPTAAAITHVLLNKQEFPFACGVEDLLVVSLGAAPAEPSAVGGAELLRITGECVADMVDQTVAMAFGNLRTSNYIRIQANGFTSGNCSSKSKNLLQSVEDMLLQRNMESSLFRGKKISQQSHSDKLDQIVVELIEEEEKRKKSSIPLVVIKQAATTSQMSSPCPFSQTDGSSSSSSSAKMKLSEPLT; this comes from the exons ATGGCATCGATGGACGCCGACAAGCTCAGCTACGAGATCTTCTCCATCCTCGAGAGCAAATTCCTTTTCAGCGGGTCGCCGGCGATCGCAGGAGTATCCGGGGGGAGGGTCCGCATACTCTCCATCGACGGAGGGGACCGCCCCTCCGACGCCCTTCTCGCCGCCGCCGCCCTCGCACGGCTCGAATCCTCCCTTCGTGTCCGCACAGGCGATCCCTCCGCCAGCGTAGCCGACCTCTTCGACGTCGCCGCTGGATCCGGCGCCGGCGGCGTCCTCGCCGCGATGCTCTTCACCAAGGGCCCCGACGGCCGCCCGCTCCTCTCCGTCGCTAAAGCCCTCCGCCTCCTCGCGGCCGAGAGCCGCCGCCGCGGGGGGCGCGGATTCGGCACCTCCGGCCTCCTCCGCCGCCGGCCCGGCGGGTTCTTCCGCCGGGTGTTCGGGGACGCGACGCTGAGGGACGCCGTGAAGCCGGTGCTGATCCCCTGCTACGACCTCGCGACGGCGGCCCCCTTTCTCTTCTCGCGGGCCGACGCCGTGGAAGCGGACGGGTTTGACTTCCGGGTGTGGGAGGTGTGCGCCGCCACGTGTGCCGGATCCTCGGCGATGGAGCTCCGGTCGGTGGACGGGCGGACGCGCGTCTCCGCCGTGGGCGGCCGTGTCGCGATGGCCAACCCCACCGCCGCCGCCATCACTCACGTTCTGCTCAACAAGCAGGAGTTCCCCTTCGCCTGCGGAGTGGAGGACCTCCTCGTCGTCTCTCTGGGAGCCGCTCCGGCTGAACCCTCCGCCGTCGGCGGGGCAGAACTCCTCCGGATCACCGGCGAGTGCGTCGCCGACATG GTGGATCAAACCGTGGCCATGGCATTTGGAAATCTTAGAACAAGCAATTACATTCGCATCCAG GCCAATGGTTTCACGTCTGGAAATTGCTCATCCAAGTCAAAGAACTTGTTGCAATCAGTGGAAGACATGCTTCTGCAGAGAAATATGGAGTCCTCCCTCTTCAGAGGGAAAAAGATCTCTCAACAGAGTCATTCAGACAAGCTCGACCAAATCGTAGTCGAACTGatcgaagaggaagagaaaaggaagaagagctcGATCCCGCTCGTGGTGATTAAGCAAGCGGCGACGACCTCACAAATGTCCTCGCCGTGTCCCTTTAGCCAAACGGACGGcagctcttcctcttcttcctccgcaAAGATGAAGCTCAGTGAACCATTGACATAA